A genome region from Bifidobacterium coryneforme includes the following:
- the dnaB gene encoding replicative DNA helicase, which translates to MVSENSTDYTHPEQRPPREDGGSRDVIFDRVPPHDDDAEMAVLGGMLMSKDAIGEVSQMIDVADFYQPKHQTIYEAIITLFSASQPVDAVLVANELLKSGDLDKIGGTDYLHSLVASVPTAANATYYAEIVHQRAILRNVIAAGTKIAQLGYSAEGSQAEDIVNMAQAEVYEMSSGKVRQDYEAIGPVVHDTLEQLDKLQNGYAERGVPTGFKSIDDVTQGLQPGQMVVVAGRPAMGKSTLGIDFARAAALHNNLTTVVFSLEMSKTELAQRIISAETDIPLVALRRADDITPERWNTLNTFWSKLQEAPLFLDDSPNMSLMEIRAKCRRLKQTNDLKLVVIDYLQLMTSGKRVESRQQEVSDFSRALKLLAKELEVPVVALSQLNRGPEMRNDKKPMLSDLRESGSIEQDADAVFLVHRPDFYDKEDRPGEADIILAKHRNGPTDTFQLAFLGEKSKFKDMPQDYQQGGV; encoded by the coding sequence ATGGTTTCTGAAAACTCCACCGACTACACTCACCCCGAGCAGCGTCCGCCGCGAGAGGATGGCGGTTCGCGTGACGTGATCTTCGATCGGGTCCCCCCGCATGACGACGATGCCGAGATGGCCGTCCTTGGCGGGATGCTGATGAGCAAGGACGCCATCGGAGAGGTCAGTCAGATGATTGACGTGGCCGACTTCTACCAGCCCAAGCATCAGACCATTTATGAGGCCATCATCACCCTCTTCTCGGCCTCGCAGCCCGTGGATGCTGTTCTGGTGGCCAACGAACTCCTCAAATCCGGTGACCTGGACAAGATAGGCGGCACCGACTACCTCCACTCCCTGGTGGCCTCGGTCCCCACGGCGGCGAACGCTACCTACTACGCCGAAATCGTCCACCAGAGGGCCATCCTTCGCAATGTCATCGCCGCCGGTACCAAGATTGCCCAGCTGGGGTACTCGGCTGAAGGGTCCCAGGCTGAAGACATCGTCAACATGGCGCAGGCCGAAGTCTACGAGATGAGTTCGGGCAAGGTCCGTCAGGATTACGAGGCCATCGGGCCGGTCGTCCACGACACCCTGGAGCAGCTGGACAAGCTGCAGAACGGATATGCAGAGCGTGGTGTGCCCACCGGATTCAAGAGCATCGACGATGTGACCCAGGGCCTTCAGCCCGGGCAGATGGTCGTCGTGGCAGGCCGCCCGGCCATGGGTAAGTCCACCCTGGGTATCGACTTCGCCCGTGCCGCCGCCCTTCACAACAACCTGACCACCGTTGTCTTTTCCTTGGAGATGAGCAAGACCGAGTTGGCCCAGCGCATCATCTCGGCCGAAACCGATATTCCCCTGGTCGCCCTGCGCAGGGCCGACGACATCACCCCTGAGCGTTGGAACACCCTCAACACCTTCTGGAGCAAGTTGCAGGAGGCCCCGCTCTTCCTGGATGATTCCCCCAACATGAGCCTGATGGAAATCAGGGCCAAGTGCCGCAGGCTCAAGCAGACCAATGACCTGAAGCTGGTCGTCATCGACTACCTCCAGCTGATGACCTCGGGCAAGCGGGTGGAGTCCCGCCAGCAGGAGGTTTCCGACTTCTCGCGCGCCCTGAAGCTTCTGGCCAAGGAGCTGGAGGTTCCGGTGGTGGCCCTGAGCCAGCTCAACCGAGGCCCCGAGATGCGTAACGATAAGAAGCCCATGCTGTCCGACCTGCGTGAGTCCGGCTCCATCGAGCAGGATGCCGATGCGGTCTTCCTGGTTCACAGGCCAGACTTCTACGACAAGGAGGACCGCCCGGGCGAGGCCGATATCATCCTGGCCAAGCACCGTAACGGCCCGACCGACACCTTCCAGCTGGCCTTCCTGGGCGAAAAGTCCAAGTTCAAGGACATGCCCCAGGATTACCAGCAGGGAGGGGTCTGA
- a CDS encoding P-II family nitrogen regulator: MKLITAILQPQKLEEVKEALSQAGVHGMTVSSANGYGRQGGHKEVYRGATYTVDLIPKIRVEVLSDDAKAQSLVDVIVQTAGTDTIGDGKVWVQSLDSVTRVRTGETGAAAI, from the coding sequence ATGAAGCTGATAACGGCAATTCTCCAGCCTCAGAAGTTGGAAGAGGTCAAAGAGGCACTCTCCCAGGCGGGTGTTCATGGCATGACCGTCTCCTCTGCAAACGGCTACGGTCGTCAGGGTGGGCACAAGGAGGTCTACCGCGGTGCCACCTACACGGTTGACCTGATTCCCAAGATTCGTGTGGAAGTGCTGTCCGATGACGCCAAGGCGCAGTCCCTGGTCGATGTCATCGTCCAGACCGCAGGCACCGACACGATTGGTGACGGGAAGGTCTGGGTCCAGTCCCTGGATTCAGTCACCCGTGTCAGGACGGGTGAAACAGGTGCCGCCGCCATCTGA
- a CDS encoding GNAT family N-acetyltransferase gives MAIRLVRLDAASTGYADEAWEYMQACKAVAGDELAGLGCLEDCTSLEQVRRHWLPQVVNEAEGENLPPGYVPALQFLALEPDGTLVGMIQLRLDLNDYLLELGGNIGYSVRPDRRRRGYANQMLADCLGVARQEGLDRVLVTCDEHNEGSRQTILSNGGRLEDTRYTANGLGIQRYWIDL, from the coding sequence ATGGCTATTCGATTGGTTCGTCTCGATGCGGCTTCGACGGGGTATGCCGACGAGGCATGGGAGTACATGCAGGCATGCAAGGCCGTAGCCGGTGATGAACTGGCTGGTCTGGGGTGTCTGGAGGACTGCACGTCGCTTGAGCAGGTCAGGCGGCACTGGTTGCCCCAGGTCGTCAATGAGGCCGAGGGGGAGAACCTGCCTCCGGGATACGTGCCGGCCTTGCAATTCCTGGCCTTGGAGCCTGATGGGACTCTGGTCGGGATGATTCAGTTGCGCCTCGATTTGAATGATTATCTGCTGGAGCTGGGAGGAAATATCGGCTATTCGGTCCGCCCGGACAGGCGGCGTCGTGGGTACGCCAATCAAATGTTGGCAGACTGCCTGGGTGTGGCCCGGCAGGAAGGGCTGGACAGGGTTCTGGTCACCTGCGACGAACATAATGAGGGCAGCCGACAGACCATCCTGTCGAATGGCGGCAGGCTGGAAGACACCCGATATACAGCAAACGGGCTTGGAATTCAGCGGTACTGGATTGACTTATAA
- a CDS encoding ammonium transporter: MDSGNAAWMLMAAAMVFLMTPAVAFFYGGMVRAKAVLNMLMMSTVAIAVTGIIWTLWGWSIAYAGKDVGGIFGDPVTGFLLKDTVTAKDGIFTSVDLKDAPYPHTIDIAFQVAFAMICVALISGALAERIKVSTWMIFVALWITLDYAPMAHMVWNNGLLSADGAISNAIGAPAHDFAGGTVIHINAAVAALVIVMIIGRRIGFKKEPMRPHNVPMVMLGAFLLWFGWFGFNAGSAFAANGTAGYSWVSTTIAASAATLGWLFTEKIRSGHYTAMGAASGMIAGLVAITPAADVVSPLWAIVMGLVAGVVCCFACGLKFRFNYDDSLDVVGIHGVGGVLGTLMVGLFGAGTGLLAGGDYKQLLVQFLVALIAVIYAAVVTGVIAFALEKTVGWRVSDKEEVVGVDQSDQGESAYEFALSAN; the protein is encoded by the coding sequence ATGGATTCTGGAAATGCTGCATGGATGTTGATGGCCGCGGCCATGGTCTTCTTGATGACCCCCGCAGTGGCCTTCTTCTATGGAGGTATGGTCCGGGCCAAGGCCGTGCTGAACATGCTGATGATGTCAACGGTGGCCATTGCCGTCACGGGCATCATCTGGACCCTCTGGGGCTGGTCGATTGCATACGCGGGCAAGGATGTGGGTGGAATCTTCGGTGACCCGGTCACCGGCTTCCTCCTCAAGGACACGGTCACGGCCAAGGATGGGATTTTCACCTCGGTCGATCTGAAAGACGCCCCCTACCCCCACACCATCGATATCGCCTTCCAGGTCGCCTTCGCCATGATCTGCGTGGCCCTGATTTCCGGCGCCCTGGCAGAGCGCATCAAGGTCAGCACCTGGATGATTTTCGTGGCCCTCTGGATCACCTTGGACTATGCCCCCATGGCCCACATGGTCTGGAACAACGGCCTCCTCTCGGCTGACGGTGCCATCTCCAACGCCATCGGTGCCCCGGCGCACGACTTCGCCGGCGGTACGGTCATTCACATCAATGCGGCAGTGGCGGCCCTGGTCATCGTCATGATCATCGGGCGGAGGATTGGCTTCAAGAAGGAGCCCATGCGTCCCCACAACGTGCCCATGGTCATGCTGGGGGCCTTCCTGCTTTGGTTCGGCTGGTTCGGATTCAACGCCGGATCCGCTTTCGCGGCCAACGGCACCGCCGGGTACTCCTGGGTCTCCACCACCATCGCCGCCTCTGCGGCCACCCTGGGATGGCTCTTCACCGAGAAGATCCGTTCCGGGCACTACACCGCCATGGGCGCGGCCTCGGGCATGATTGCCGGCCTGGTTGCCATCACTCCGGCAGCCGATGTGGTTTCCCCCCTCTGGGCCATCGTCATGGGCCTGGTGGCCGGTGTGGTCTGCTGCTTCGCCTGCGGTCTCAAGTTCCGGTTCAACTATGACGACTCCCTCGATGTGGTCGGTATCCACGGAGTGGGTGGTGTGCTCGGCACCCTCATGGTCGGACTCTTCGGCGCGGGGACCGGTCTCCTGGCCGGTGGCGACTACAAGCAGCTGCTGGTACAGTTCCTGGTGGCGCTGATTGCCGTGATTTACGCCGCAGTCGTGACCGGGGTCATCGCCTTCGCCCTTGAGAAGACCGTCGGCTGGCGCGTCAGCGACAAAGAAGAGGTTGTCGGTGTCGACCAGAGCGACCAGGGTGAGAGCGCTTACGAATTCGCCCTGTCCGCCAATTAA
- a CDS encoding Mur ligase family protein, whose protein sequence is MARQVATGEGKQMGRTPSRHWYSFLALPAGKAVRVLSRLTRHGGSALPGRVVERIDPTFLARTLSRLPRGVVLVSGTNGKTTTTRMVASMLESLGLKVFTNPTGSNFTRGVVSSLVSTLGPGGKLDADIAVLELDEAYAVHFVRQVKPRHTLLLNVMRDQLDRFGEIDTTAGLLAQVAEATTGTVVLNREDPRISALAAQTPARTRVAYFGLTDDLLTYFPTDDDMHAQTETRASGEDADVPSPRPGHSLPADVVLEKVMDHRAVFRVDGRRLETDVRLEGVYNLYNAAAALALVRSVLADNEPDDARLMAALAQVTPAFGRGEVITYKGAPVELVLVKNPMGFRLALSSFDPDGRDTMIAIRDDYADGRDMSWLWDVDFASLRKSGVAMVSGTRAYDMALRLAYEQVPVDAVDTDLEKALAAFLDAHSGRPKRIYCTYTSMLRLRAELGHVTEVSDAGVGV, encoded by the coding sequence ATGGCCCGGCAGGTCGCGACGGGCGAGGGGAAACAGATGGGCAGGACCCCCTCCCGGCACTGGTACTCCTTCCTGGCGCTGCCCGCAGGCAAGGCGGTCCGCGTCCTTTCCCGCCTTACCCGTCACGGAGGCTCCGCCCTTCCGGGCAGGGTGGTCGAACGGATCGACCCCACCTTCCTGGCCCGGACCCTTTCCCGTCTGCCCCGGGGCGTGGTCCTGGTCTCGGGAACCAATGGGAAGACCACCACCACCCGCATGGTCGCCTCCATGCTTGAATCTCTCGGTCTGAAGGTCTTCACCAACCCGACCGGCTCCAACTTCACTCGGGGTGTGGTCTCATCCCTGGTCTCCACCCTCGGCCCGGGTGGGAAGTTGGATGCGGACATAGCCGTTCTGGAACTGGACGAGGCCTACGCGGTCCACTTCGTCAGGCAGGTCAAGCCCCGTCATACCCTCCTCCTCAACGTCATGCGCGACCAGTTGGACAGGTTCGGTGAAATCGATACCACTGCAGGTCTCCTGGCCCAGGTGGCCGAAGCCACCACCGGCACCGTGGTCCTGAATCGGGAGGATCCGCGCATCTCCGCCCTGGCGGCGCAGACCCCTGCCCGGACCCGGGTGGCCTATTTCGGTCTGACCGATGACCTGCTGACCTATTTCCCGACTGATGACGACATGCATGCCCAGACCGAGACCAGGGCATCCGGGGAGGATGCGGATGTGCCTTCCCCGAGGCCCGGTCACTCCCTTCCTGCGGATGTGGTCCTGGAAAAGGTCATGGACCATAGGGCCGTCTTCCGGGTGGATGGCAGGCGGCTGGAGACGGATGTGCGCCTGGAGGGTGTATACAACCTCTACAATGCCGCGGCGGCCCTTGCCCTTGTCCGTTCCGTACTGGCGGATAATGAGCCGGATGATGCCCGGTTGATGGCGGCCCTGGCCCAGGTGACCCCGGCCTTTGGACGTGGTGAGGTCATTACCTATAAGGGGGCGCCGGTGGAATTGGTCCTGGTCAAGAACCCCATGGGGTTCCGACTGGCACTTTCCTCCTTCGACCCTGATGGACGGGATACGATGATTGCCATCCGCGACGACTATGCCGACGGGCGCGATATGAGCTGGCTCTGGGATGTGGATTTCGCCTCACTCAGGAAGTCCGGTGTTGCCATGGTCTCCGGGACCCGGGCCTATGACATGGCCCTCCGCCTGGCCTATGAGCAGGTACCTGTTGATGCGGTCGATACCGATCTGGAGAAGGCCCTGGCCGCCTTCCTGGATGCTCATTCCGGCCGGCCCAAGCGAATCTACTGCACCTACACCTCCATGCTGCGTCTGCGGGCCGAGCTTGGCCATGTGACCGAGGTCAGCGATGCCGGAGTGGGGGTATGA
- a CDS encoding Lrp/AsnC family transcriptional regulator produces the protein MTNAIVLITVQSDRINEVARAIVEIDGVKDVYSVAGEVDLVAVVSTGKFDDLTAVIPGGIAKVPGVTGTQTLTAFRTYSREDMDAAYDLGLD, from the coding sequence ATGACAAACGCCATCGTACTGATTACGGTCCAGTCCGACAGAATCAACGAAGTGGCACGTGCCATTGTCGAAATCGACGGGGTCAAGGATGTCTATTCCGTGGCTGGAGAGGTCGACCTGGTGGCCGTGGTCTCCACTGGCAAGTTCGACGATCTGACCGCCGTCATCCCCGGTGGCATCGCCAAGGTACCCGGCGTGACCGGAACCCAGACCCTTACGGCCTTCCGCACATATTCCCGTGAAGACATGGACGCCGCATACGACCTCGGCCTGGACTGA
- a CDS encoding MATE family efflux transporter, whose amino-acid sequence MTSSDQDQARNKPDRKRQARSTYAAIASLAIPTFGQLIAEPLFVMIDTGIVGHVSDSALAGLSIGSTVVLTTVGLCVFLAYGTTSQVARLMGAGRRREGMEIGIDGMWLAFIIGVVVCAILMIFSRPLCSVMGASGQVLDAAQQYLNALIFGLPAMLLVYAANGIFRGLQKVNITLVAAISGAILNTILEVLFVFGLHMGILGSGLATLIAEWYMGLFLTIPALIWARREGASLRPRMSGIASSMGDGFPLFLRTLALRVCLVMTVVAAAHLGERVLAAYQGVNSAWNFGLNMLDAVGIAGQSLVATELGAHHKARARKMTDLSAKAGMIMGVLVGLVMIALGLFATPLFSPTPAIRSLITVGMIVQGAFMPIAGWMWALDGILIGAEDYRYLAATCSLTALVYVACLLGLTNLARGWEDTWRIAMLWGAINILFIGIRAIFNGLRARTDTWMDQALVAD is encoded by the coding sequence GTGACTTCATCAGATCAGGACCAGGCGCGGAACAAGCCCGACCGGAAACGCCAAGCCCGTTCCACCTATGCCGCGATAGCCTCTCTGGCCATCCCCACTTTCGGGCAGTTGATCGCCGAACCCCTCTTCGTCATGATCGATACGGGCATCGTCGGTCACGTCAGCGACTCGGCACTTGCGGGGCTTTCCATCGGATCGACCGTGGTCCTGACCACCGTGGGCCTCTGCGTCTTCCTGGCCTACGGGACCACCTCCCAGGTTGCTCGTCTGATGGGCGCGGGCCGCCGCAGGGAGGGGATGGAAATCGGAATCGACGGCATGTGGCTGGCCTTCATCATCGGGGTGGTGGTCTGTGCCATCCTGATGATCTTCAGCCGCCCGCTCTGCTCAGTCATGGGAGCCTCGGGGCAGGTCCTGGACGCCGCCCAGCAGTATCTGAATGCGCTGATATTCGGCCTGCCCGCCATGCTCCTGGTCTATGCAGCCAACGGCATCTTCCGCGGCCTGCAAAAGGTCAACATCACCCTGGTCGCCGCCATATCAGGGGCGATACTGAACACAATCCTGGAGGTGCTCTTCGTTTTCGGACTGCACATGGGCATCCTCGGGTCCGGCCTGGCCACCCTGATCGCCGAGTGGTACATGGGTCTCTTCCTTACCATCCCGGCCCTGATCTGGGCCAGGCGAGAGGGGGCCAGCCTGCGGCCCCGGATGAGCGGGATAGCCAGCAGCATGGGCGACGGCTTCCCCCTCTTCCTGCGCACCCTGGCCCTGCGGGTCTGCCTGGTCATGACCGTGGTCGCGGCCGCCCACCTGGGCGAACGGGTCCTGGCAGCCTATCAGGGGGTCAACTCGGCGTGGAACTTCGGCCTGAACATGCTGGATGCCGTTGGCATCGCAGGGCAGTCCCTGGTGGCAACCGAACTGGGGGCCCATCACAAGGCACGGGCTCGGAAGATGACGGACCTCTCGGCAAAGGCCGGCATGATCATGGGCGTTCTGGTGGGCCTGGTCATGATTGCCCTGGGACTCTTCGCCACCCCGCTCTTCAGTCCCACCCCCGCCATCCGCTCCCTGATAACCGTCGGCATGATCGTTCAGGGGGCCTTCATGCCCATAGCAGGCTGGATGTGGGCCCTGGACGGAATCCTGATCGGAGCCGAGGACTACCGGTATCTGGCCGCCACCTGCTCACTGACGGCCCTGGTCTATGTGGCTTGCCTGCTGGGACTGACCAACCTGGCGCGGGGCTGGGAGGACACCTGGCGGATCGCCATGCTGTGGGGGGCGATCAACATCCTCTTCATCGGCATCCGTGCCATCTTCAACGGCCTGCGTGCACGGACGGACACATGGATGGACCAGGCCTTGGTGGCCGACTGA